One window from the genome of Pseudonocardia hierapolitana encodes:
- a CDS encoding AbrB family transcriptional regulator: MRSRTPAWARWALLIVLTAGGSAAMAPLDVPSPALFAGLLVATALALGGLPVAVPRPVTGTAQAVIGVVIGVLAQPDTLAGLAGQWVPVLLVSVATLAVSMAAGLLLGLRRGITPLTGMLALTAGGASGLVAMSRDLGGDDRTVAVVQYLRVGIVTATMPVVAAVGFGAAGGSGPDASGSAPLVVDVGYLAFCAVAGTVLARVARVPAGALLGPMTVAIAVNLAGWSFGATPPVPLVEVAYAVIGWQAGARFTRESLRTVLEALLPAAALVVGVIVACAGLGLLLSTLTGTTALDGYLATTPGGVYAVLATAVSAGTDVTFVMAVQVLRVIVMLLVMPAIARLAGRALP, translated from the coding sequence ATGAGATCGCGAACTCCGGCGTGGGCGCGCTGGGCGCTGCTGATCGTGCTCACCGCCGGGGGCAGCGCGGCGATGGCGCCGCTCGACGTGCCGTCGCCCGCGCTGTTCGCCGGTCTGCTGGTCGCCACCGCCCTCGCGCTCGGCGGGCTGCCGGTGGCCGTGCCGCGGCCGGTCACCGGCACCGCTCAGGCGGTCATCGGCGTGGTCATCGGCGTGCTCGCCCAGCCCGACACGCTCGCGGGCCTGGCCGGCCAGTGGGTGCCGGTGCTGCTCGTGTCCGTCGCGACCCTCGCGGTCAGCATGGCCGCCGGCCTGCTCCTGGGGCTGCGGCGCGGCATCACGCCGCTCACCGGGATGCTCGCGCTCACCGCGGGCGGCGCGTCCGGGCTGGTGGCGATGAGCCGCGACCTGGGCGGCGACGACCGCACCGTCGCGGTCGTCCAGTACCTGCGGGTCGGAATCGTCACCGCCACGATGCCGGTGGTGGCCGCCGTGGGTTTCGGCGCGGCCGGGGGGTCGGGCCCCGACGCGTCGGGCTCGGCGCCGCTCGTCGTCGACGTCGGGTACCTCGCGTTCTGCGCGGTGGCCGGCACGGTGCTGGCGCGGGTCGCGCGGGTGCCGGCCGGTGCGCTGCTCGGGCCGATGACCGTGGCCATCGCGGTCAACCTCGCCGGGTGGTCCTTCGGCGCCACGCCGCCGGTGCCGCTGGTCGAGGTCGCATACGCGGTGATCGGCTGGCAGGCGGGCGCCCGGTTCACCCGGGAGAGCCTGCGCACGGTGCTCGAAGCGCTGCTCCCGGCCGCCGCGCTCGTCGTGGGTGTCATCGTCGCCTGCGCAGGGCTCGGCCTCCTGCTGTCCACCCTCACCGGAACCACGGCGCTCGACGGCTACCTGGCCACCACCCCCGGCGGCGTCTACGCCGTGCTCGCCACGGCGGTCTCGGCAGGCACCGACGTCACCTTCGTGATGGCGGTGCAGGTGCTGCGCGTGATCGTGATGCTGCTGGTGATGCCCGCCATCGCACGGCTCGCCGGGCGCGCCCTCCCCTGA
- a CDS encoding CsbD family protein, whose product MDRHEKMDHKLEELGGKAKEAVGRATDDEELEAQGERDQTKSNLKQAGDKVKDAFRH is encoded by the coding sequence ATGGACCGCCACGAGAAGATGGACCACAAGCTCGAGGAGCTCGGGGGCAAGGCCAAGGAAGCGGTCGGCCGCGCCACCGACGACGAAGAGCTCGAAGCACAGGGCGAACGGGACCAGACGAAGAGCAACCTCAAGCAAGCGGGCGACAAGGTCAAGGACGCCTTCCGGCACTGA
- a CDS encoding Gfo/Idh/MocA family protein, protein MTVDGSGNGTGPDRVGPCRIGFVGTGGVAHRHARVLGGMSGVQLVAATDVAPSSASVFGEAHGVRTVPDLDALLGEELDAVYVCVPPFAHGALEVEIAAAGKALFVEKPLACDQPTAEWVGRRIRTSGVLSRVGHHWRCAEPVQRARKLLDGRQIRLVSGTWLDCTPPVAWWADRARSGGPLVEQAVHVLDLARFLVGEVTEVHAAAGGRLPGGVEAATGALLCFANGAVGTIATTCVLDGRHRTGLEIVADGIVVGVGEDWLDVRDAEGAHRAEYDAMTPRTAVDAAFVAALRGTPVPPERDAPDHTEALRSHRLACALARSAESGRAEMVR, encoded by the coding sequence GTGACGGTGGACGGGTCGGGTAATGGAACAGGGCCGGACCGGGTGGGGCCGTGCCGCATCGGGTTCGTCGGCACGGGAGGCGTCGCCCATCGCCACGCCCGCGTGCTCGGCGGGATGTCCGGGGTGCAGTTGGTCGCCGCCACCGACGTCGCCCCCTCGTCCGCGTCGGTGTTCGGCGAGGCGCACGGCGTCCGCACCGTGCCCGACCTCGACGCCCTGCTCGGCGAGGAACTCGACGCCGTCTACGTCTGCGTGCCCCCGTTCGCGCACGGCGCGCTCGAGGTGGAGATCGCCGCCGCCGGGAAGGCGCTCTTCGTCGAGAAGCCGCTCGCGTGCGACCAACCGACCGCCGAATGGGTGGGACGGCGGATCCGCACCTCGGGCGTGCTGAGCCGCGTCGGGCACCACTGGCGGTGCGCCGAGCCGGTGCAGCGGGCCCGGAAACTGCTCGACGGCCGCCAGATCCGGCTCGTGTCCGGCACGTGGCTCGACTGCACGCCGCCGGTCGCCTGGTGGGCCGACCGCGCCCGATCGGGCGGTCCGCTGGTCGAACAGGCCGTGCACGTGCTGGACCTCGCGCGCTTCCTCGTCGGCGAGGTCACCGAGGTGCACGCCGCGGCGGGCGGGCGGCTGCCCGGCGGCGTCGAGGCCGCCACCGGTGCCCTCCTCTGCTTCGCGAACGGCGCCGTCGGGACGATCGCCACCACGTGTGTGCTCGACGGCAGGCACCGCACGGGGCTGGAGATCGTGGCCGACGGGATCGTCGTCGGGGTCGGCGAGGACTGGCTCGACGTCCGGGACGCCGAAGGCGCCCACCGCGCCGAGTACGACGCCATGACACCGCGCACCGCCGTGGACGCCGCGTTCGTCGCCGCGCTGCGCGGCACGCCCGTCCCGCCCGAGCGCGACGCGCCCGACCACACCGAGGCGCTGCGCAGCCATCGGCTCGCCTGCGCCCTCGCGCGCTCCGCCGAGTC
- a CDS encoding Vms1/Ankzf1 family peptidyl-tRNA hydrolase, whose product MDLQFLHELTRTPGPFATVYLDTSHDTDDAARAIALRWAEARDELEAQGADSATLDALAAAIADAPPAVGRAGRVLVARRADGGRAEVVLDRSLPEPPARPSAQWGPLPDLLPALVDQPEPVTAVVVRVDETGGEILVAGPDEKPVVAEEVEGGDGPVHKVRGGGRSHLAMQERVEESWRRNTAQVAERVDRLVADTGARVLLVAGDGRSRSRLVDALAERSASITVELERGGTGADDLAAAVAEAVRDVATDTRLAVLERYEKAAGRPEGLAVQGIGPVLAALRAEAVDTLLLDAGVHRDATVWISDAPAQVAETPEDLRATGTDPTGEVPVDAALLRAAAGTGAGFVPIGGGRTGLAGHPLDDGVGALLRYPVPTGA is encoded by the coding sequence GTGGATCTGCAATTCCTCCATGAACTGACCCGGACGCCAGGGCCGTTCGCCACCGTGTACCTGGACACGTCGCACGACACCGACGACGCGGCGCGCGCCATCGCGTTGCGGTGGGCCGAGGCCCGCGACGAGCTGGAGGCGCAGGGCGCGGACAGCGCGACCCTGGACGCGCTCGCCGCGGCGATCGCGGACGCCCCGCCCGCCGTCGGCCGGGCCGGGCGGGTGCTGGTGGCGCGCCGGGCTGATGGTGGCCGCGCCGAGGTCGTGCTGGACCGGTCGCTGCCCGAGCCGCCCGCGCGTCCGTCCGCGCAGTGGGGCCCGCTGCCCGACCTGCTGCCCGCCCTCGTCGACCAGCCCGAACCGGTGACGGCGGTGGTCGTGCGCGTCGACGAGACCGGCGGGGAGATCCTCGTGGCGGGGCCGGACGAGAAGCCCGTCGTCGCGGAGGAGGTCGAGGGCGGCGACGGTCCCGTGCACAAGGTGCGCGGGGGCGGGCGGTCGCACCTCGCGATGCAGGAACGGGTGGAGGAGAGCTGGCGGCGCAACACGGCGCAGGTCGCCGAGCGGGTCGACCGGCTCGTCGCGGACACCGGGGCCCGCGTGCTGCTCGTCGCGGGCGACGGGCGGTCGCGGTCGCGCCTCGTCGATGCGCTGGCGGAGCGGAGCGCCTCGATCACGGTGGAGCTCGAACGGGGCGGAACCGGTGCGGACGACCTCGCAGCCGCCGTGGCCGAGGCCGTGCGCGACGTCGCGACCGACACCCGGCTCGCCGTGCTCGAGCGGTACGAGAAGGCGGCCGGGCGGCCCGAGGGCCTCGCCGTGCAGGGCATCGGACCCGTACTGGCGGCCCTGCGTGCCGAGGCGGTCGACACGCTGCTGCTCGACGCAGGCGTCCACCGCGACGCCACGGTGTGGATCTCCGACGCGCCCGCGCAGGTGGCCGAGACGCCCGAGGACCTGCGCGCGACCGGCACCGATCCGACCGGCGAGGTCCCGGTGGATGCCGCCCTCCTGCGCGCGGCGGCCGGCACCGGAGCGGGCTTCGTCCCGATCGGGGGTGGACGCACCGGGCTCGCCGGGCACCCCCTCGACGACGGTGTCGGCGCCCTGTTGCGCTACCCGGTCCCCACCGGCGCCTGA
- a CDS encoding STAS domain-containing protein has translation MIHGTEHTGADGRAPVVPCPDILRVEVSESRPGVLVLSPVGEVDGASADVLRRAARDAVAATPRCLVVDLGRLTFCGSTGLVVLMDTRRDAEAAGVRFGTADGPPIVRRVLEITQLGPVLRHRETLDAALQELDA, from the coding sequence ATGATCCACGGAACAGAGCACACCGGCGCCGACGGTCGCGCCCCGGTCGTGCCGTGCCCGGACATCCTGCGGGTCGAGGTGTCCGAGTCACGGCCCGGGGTGCTCGTGCTGTCACCCGTCGGCGAGGTCGACGGCGCCAGCGCCGACGTGCTGCGCCGCGCCGCTCGCGACGCCGTCGCCGCCACCCCGCGCTGCCTCGTCGTCGACCTCGGCCGGCTCACGTTCTGCGGATCCACCGGTCTGGTCGTGCTCATGGACACGCGCCGCGACGCGGAGGCCGCCGGCGTGCGGTTCGGCACGGCCGACGGACCCCCCATCGTGCGCCGGGTCCTCGAGATCACCCAGCTCGGCCCCGTGCTGCGCCACCGCGAGACGCTCGACGCCGCGCTGCAGGAGCTCGACGCCTGA